One window of the Etheostoma spectabile isolate EspeVRDwgs_2016 chromosome 16, UIUC_Espe_1.0, whole genome shotgun sequence genome contains the following:
- the hnrpkl gene encoding heterogeneous nuclear ribonucleoprotein K, like isoform X1: MEVKLEQQDEDITFSNTDTNGKRPAEDMEEEQAFKRSRNADEMVELRVLLQSKNAGAVIGKGGKNIKALRTDYNASVSVPDSSGPERILSVNASIDTIGDILLKIIPTLEEYQHYSGIDFDSELRLLIHQSLAGGIIGVKGAKIKELRENTQTTIKLFQECCPHSTDRVVLVGGKPERVIECIKVILELVSEAPIKGRAQPYDPNFYDETYDYGGFTMLFEERGRRPIGGFPIRVRGGFERMPPVRGNRPVPPSRRDYDDISPRRGPPPPLSRGGRGGSRARNLPLPPPPPPRGGGDRFSHGSYHGGMDDRPSDRRGRGGDRYDSMSGGEYDNNSSWEHFQSGGRGSYSDIGGPVITTQVTIPKDLAGSIIGKGGQRIKQIRHESGASIKIDEPLEGSEDRIITITGTQDQIQNAQYLLQNSVRQYSGRFF; this comes from the exons ATGGAGGTGAAGCTTGAACAGCAGGACGAAGATATAACATTCAGCAACACTGACACTAATG GTAAACGGCCAGCTGAGGACATGGAAGAAGAGCAAGCCTTCAAACGTTCTCGCAACGCAGACGAGATGGTGGAGCTGCGTGTGTTGCTTCAGAGCAAA aatgCCGGTGCTGTTATTGGAAAGGGTGGCAAGAACATAAAAGCCCTACGCACAGAC TACAATGCCAGTGTATCAGTCCCAGACAGCAGTGGCCCAGAGCG GATCCTGAGTGTGAATGCCAGCATCGACACTATTGGAGATATACTGCTAAAAATCATACCAACTCTAGAAGAG TACCAGCATTACAGTGGGATTGATTTTGACTCTGAGCTTCGACTGCTGATCCATCAGAGCTTGGCAGGGGGCATTATCGGGGTAAAAGGGGCCAAGATAAAGGAGCTGAGAGAG AACACCCAGACCACCATCAAGCTGTTCCAGGAGTGTTGTCCACACTCCACTGACCGAGTTGTCTTGGTGGGAGGAAAACCAGAACGGGTCATTGAATGTATAAAAGTTATCCTGGAGCTGGTGTCAGAG GCGCCAATCAAAGGTCGCGCCCAGCCTTATGACCCTAATTTCTACGATGAGACGTACGACTATGGCGGTTTCACTATGTTATTTGAGGAGAGAGGCAGACGACCCATTGGTGGCTTCCCCATTCGTGTGCGTGGGGGCTTTGAGCGCATGCCCCCGGTTCGTGGCAACAGACCTGTACCTCCCTCCAGAAGGGACTACGATGACATAAGCCCCCGTCGGGGTCCTCCACCTCCGCTGAGCAGGGGTGGACGAGGGGGCAGCCGAGCACGTAATCTGCCTCTTCCCCCACCACCACCGCCAAGAGGAGG GGGAGACAGGTTCTCACATGGCAGCTATCACGGCGGCATGGATGATAGACCAAG TGACAGAAGAGGCCGAGGAGGAGACCGTTATGACAGCATG AGTGGAGGTGAATATG ACAACAATTCTTCCTGGGAGCACTTTCAGTCCG GTGGCAGAGGCTCATACAGTGATATTGGAGGCCCAGTCATCACAACACAAGTCACCATACCAAAAGAT CTGGCTGGCTCCATCATCGGTAAGGGCGGCCAGAGAATCAAGCAGATCCGCCATGAATCTGGGGCATCCATCAAGATTGATGAACCACTAGAGGGCTCTGAGGACCGCATCATCACCATCACAGGAACACAGGACCAGATCCAGAACGCCCAGTACCTGCTGCAGAACAG TGTGAGGCAGTACTCTGGTCGGTTCTTCTAG
- the hnrpkl gene encoding heterogeneous nuclear ribonucleoprotein K, like isoform X2 yields the protein MEVKLEQQDEDITFSNTDTNGKRPAEDMEEEQAFKRSRNADEMVELRVLLQSKNAGAVIGKGGKNIKALRTDYNASVSVPDSSGPERILSVNASIDTIGDILLKIIPTLEEYQHYSGIDFDSELRLLIHQSLAGGIIGVKGAKIKELRENTQTTIKLFQECCPHSTDRVVLVGGKPERVIECIKVILELVSEAPIKGRAQPYDPNFYDETYDYGGFTMLFEERGRRPIGGFPIRVRGGFERMPPVRGNRPVPPSRRDYDDISPRRGPPPPLSRGGRGGSRARNLPLPPPPPPRGGGDRFSHGSYHGGMDDRPSDRRGRGGDRYDSMSGGEYDNNSSWEHFQSGGRGSYSDIGGPVITTQVTIPKDLAGSIIGKGGQRIKQIRHESGASIKIDEPLEGSEDRIITITGTQDQIQNAQYLLQNRHVLL from the exons ATGGAGGTGAAGCTTGAACAGCAGGACGAAGATATAACATTCAGCAACACTGACACTAATG GTAAACGGCCAGCTGAGGACATGGAAGAAGAGCAAGCCTTCAAACGTTCTCGCAACGCAGACGAGATGGTGGAGCTGCGTGTGTTGCTTCAGAGCAAA aatgCCGGTGCTGTTATTGGAAAGGGTGGCAAGAACATAAAAGCCCTACGCACAGAC TACAATGCCAGTGTATCAGTCCCAGACAGCAGTGGCCCAGAGCG GATCCTGAGTGTGAATGCCAGCATCGACACTATTGGAGATATACTGCTAAAAATCATACCAACTCTAGAAGAG TACCAGCATTACAGTGGGATTGATTTTGACTCTGAGCTTCGACTGCTGATCCATCAGAGCTTGGCAGGGGGCATTATCGGGGTAAAAGGGGCCAAGATAAAGGAGCTGAGAGAG AACACCCAGACCACCATCAAGCTGTTCCAGGAGTGTTGTCCACACTCCACTGACCGAGTTGTCTTGGTGGGAGGAAAACCAGAACGGGTCATTGAATGTATAAAAGTTATCCTGGAGCTGGTGTCAGAG GCGCCAATCAAAGGTCGCGCCCAGCCTTATGACCCTAATTTCTACGATGAGACGTACGACTATGGCGGTTTCACTATGTTATTTGAGGAGAGAGGCAGACGACCCATTGGTGGCTTCCCCATTCGTGTGCGTGGGGGCTTTGAGCGCATGCCCCCGGTTCGTGGCAACAGACCTGTACCTCCCTCCAGAAGGGACTACGATGACATAAGCCCCCGTCGGGGTCCTCCACCTCCGCTGAGCAGGGGTGGACGAGGGGGCAGCCGAGCACGTAATCTGCCTCTTCCCCCACCACCACCGCCAAGAGGAGG GGGAGACAGGTTCTCACATGGCAGCTATCACGGCGGCATGGATGATAGACCAAG TGACAGAAGAGGCCGAGGAGGAGACCGTTATGACAGCATG AGTGGAGGTGAATATG ACAACAATTCTTCCTGGGAGCACTTTCAGTCCG GTGGCAGAGGCTCATACAGTGATATTGGAGGCCCAGTCATCACAACACAAGTCACCATACCAAAAGAT CTGGCTGGCTCCATCATCGGTAAGGGCGGCCAGAGAATCAAGCAGATCCGCCATGAATCTGGGGCATCCATCAAGATTGATGAACCACTAGAGGGCTCTGAGGACCGCATCATCACCATCACAGGAACACAGGACCAGATCCAGAACGCCCAGTACCTGCTGCAGAACAGGCATGTGCTCCTGTGA
- the ntrk2b gene encoding neurotrophic tyrosine kinase, receptor, type 2b isoform X2 produces MDSSAGEYGMARLGLFLVLMGLWRFSDACPASCTCSISRIVCIDSVPGIQDFPVLTLDDMENITEIYIANQNRLFDIDDNSLRHYINLRNLTVTNTRLTSISSDAFYNNTRLQYVNLTDNNLSTLSWRTFQNFNKTYSLLLSGNPLDCVCENLWIKLRLEESNSQELKCIDERGVPTAFATLTPPDCVLPKVEVVPTTVTEMLGSNVRAVCSASGSPPPEILWNLDWLSTHHEIDPSDMESSLTLSDLSPDDNGKVIICSAENMVGQTEATLTLNILFAPTIQQLLGPERDHHWCIPFSVTGNPKPELQWYHENVTLLEQDFIRTMIHEFTESEYHGCLQLVNPTHIHNGVYRLVAKNKYGQDEKKVSAQFIDPPDIDHTEDPIYYYPTESPLPPLPPIPPIPPLDDSVAVYVVVGIAGVALTGCVLMVIILKYGRNSKFGLKGSSSVISNDDDSASPLHHVSNGNNTPSSSEMGPDAVIIGMTKIPVIENPQYFRNSGSMLKSDTFVQHIKRHNIVLKRELGEGAFGKVFLAECYNLTPDQEKLHVAVKTLKEANESGRADFYREAELLTNLQHEHIVTFYGVCVESDPLIMVFEYMKHGDLNKFLRSHGPDAVLMADGQHSILVELTQSQMLHIAQQIAAGMVYLASQHFVHRDLATRNCLVGENLLVKIGDFGMSRDVYSTDYYRVGGHTMLPIRWMPPESIMYRRFTTESDVWSLGVVLWEIFTYGKQPWYQLSNNEVIECITQGRVLQRPRSCPKEVYDLMLGCWQREPYMRLNIKEIHSMLQSLAKASPVYLDILG; encoded by the exons ATGGACTCCAGCGCGGGGGAATATGGCATGGCTCGTCTTggattgtttttggttttaatgGGGCTGTGGAGATTTAGCGATGCTTGCCCAGCATCCTGCACTTGCAGCATCTCAAGGATTGTTTGTATTGATTCTGTACCAGGGATCCAGGATTTCCCTGTCCTCACGTTAGATGACATGGAAAACATCACCGAGAT ATACATTGCAAATCAAAACAGACTGTTTGACATAGATGACAACAGTCTGAGGCACTACATAAACCTCAGAAACCT AACAGTGACGAATACAAGATTGACGTCCATATCATCAGATGCATTTTACAACAATACAAGACTTCAATATGT AAATCTCACAGACAATAACCTATCAACACTGTCATGGAGAACATTTCAGAACTTTAACAAAACATACTC GCTCCTGCTGTCCGGTAACCCTCTGGATTGTGTTTGTGAGAACTTATGGATCAAACTTAGGCTAGAAGAATCCAACAGTCAAGAGCTGAAATGCATAGACGAGAGAGGAGTGCCAACGGCCTTTGCCACACTCACTCCACCGGACTGTG TGCTTCCCAAAGTAGAGGTCGTTCCAACCACCGTGACAGAGATGCTGGGGAGTAATGTCAGAGCTGTGTGCAGCGCCTCAGGCTCCCCTCCTCCTGAGATCCTGTGGAACCTTGATTGGCTCTCAACCCACCACGAG ATTGATCCTTCGGATATGGAGAGCAGCCTCACCTTGTCAGACCTGTCTCCTGATGATAACGGCAAGGTGATCATATGCAGCGCTGAGAACATGGTTGGTCAGACCGAGGCCACACTTACGCTCAATATTCTCT TTGCCCCCACCATCCAGCAGCTGCTGGGGCCAGAGCGAGACCACCACTGGTGCATCCCGTTCAGCGTGACGGGGAACCCCAAGCCCGAGCTGCAGTGGTACCACGAGAACGTGACTCTCCTGGAGCAGGACTTCATCCGCACAATGATCCACGAGTTCACCGAGAGCGAGTACCACGGCTGCCTGCAGCTGGTCAACCCCACGCACATTCACAACGGCGTGTACAGGCTGGTGGCAAAGAATAAGTACGGGCAGGACGAGAAGAAGGTGTCTGCCCAGTTCATCGACCCGCCTGACATCGACCATACAG AGGACCCCATCTACTACT ACCCCACTG aatCTCCGCTCCCTCCGCTCCCTCCAATCCCTCCGATCCCTCCGCTGGACGACAGTGTTGCA GTGTATGTCGTTGTGGGAATCGCAGGAGTTGCCTTGACTGGCTGCGTTCTGATGGTGATCATTTTGAAATATGGAAGGAACTCCAAGTTTGGTCTTAAAG GCTCCTCCTCAGTCATCAGTAACGACGATGACTCCGCCAGCCCTCTTCATCACGTCTCTAATGGCAACAACACCCCATCGTCCTCAGAGATGGGTCCAGACGCAGTGATCATTGGGATGACAAAGATCCCTGTCATTGAGAACCCACAGTACTTCCGTAACTCCGGCAGCATGCTGAAATCTGACACGT TTGTCCAGCACATTAAAAGACACAACATTGTGCTGAAGCGGGAGCTGGGAGAGGGAGCCTTTGGGAAGGTGTTTCTCGCCGAGTGCTACAACCTAACACCGGACCAAGAGAAGCTCCATGTGGCAGTCAAG ACTCTGAAAGAGGCCAACGAGAGCGGCCGAGCAGACTTCTACAGAGAGGCCGAGCTCCTCACCAACCTGCAACATGAACACATCGTCACTTTCTACGGGGTGTGCGTGGAGAGTGACCCGCTCATCATGGTGTTTGAATACATGAAACATGGTGACCTAAACAAGTTCCTCAG GTCCCACGGTCCTGATGCAGTGCTAATGGCAGACGGTCAACACAGTATCCTGGTGGAGCTCACCCAGTCCCAGATGTTGCACATTGCCCAACAGATTGCTGCTGGCATGGTCTACCTGGCCTCTCAACACTTTGTCCACAGAGACTTGGCAACCAGGAACTGCCTGGTTGGAGAAAACCTGCTGGTCAAGATAGGAGACTTTGGCATGTCCAGAGACGTTTACAGCACAGACTATTACAGA gtggGCGGTCATACGATGCTGCCCATCCGCTGGATGCCCCCAGAGAGCATCATGTACCGGCGGTTCACCACGGAGAGTGATGTGTGGAGCCTCGGTGTGGTGCTGTGGGAGATCTTCACTTATGGCAAGCAGCCCTGGTACCAGCTCTCCAACAATGAG GTGATCGAGTGCATCACTCAGGGCCGCGTGTTGCAGCGGCCTCGGTCCTGTCCTAAAGAGGTGTACGACCTGATGCTGGGCTGCTGGCAGAGGGAGCCCTACATGAGGCTGAACATCAAGGAGATCCACAGCATGCTCCAGAGCCTCGCCAAGGCCTCTCCTGTGTATCTGGACATACTGGGCTGA
- the ntrk2b gene encoding neurotrophic tyrosine kinase, receptor, type 2b isoform X1 — MDSSAGEYGMARLGLFLVLMGLWRFSDACPASCTCSISRIVCIDSVPGIQDFPVLTLDDMENITEIYIANQNRLFDIDDNSLRHYINLRNLTVTNTRLTSISSDAFYNNTRLQYVNLTDNNLSTLSWRTFQNFNKTYSLLLSGNPLDCVCENLWIKLRLEESNSQELKCIDERGVPTAFATLTPPDCVLPKVEVVPTTVTEMLGSNVRAVCSASGSPPPEILWNLDWLSTHHEIDPSDMESSLTLSDLSPDDNGKVIICSAENMVGQTEATLTLNILFAPTIQQLLGPERDHHWCIPFSVTGNPKPELQWYHENVTLLEQDFIRTMIHEFTESEYHGCLQLVNPTHIHNGVYRLVAKNKYGQDEKKVSAQFIDPPDIDHTVEDPIYYYPTESPLPPLPPIPPIPPLDDSVAVYVVVGIAGVALTGCVLMVIILKYGRNSKFGLKGSSSVISNDDDSASPLHHVSNGNNTPSSSEMGPDAVIIGMTKIPVIENPQYFRNSGSMLKSDTFVQHIKRHNIVLKRELGEGAFGKVFLAECYNLTPDQEKLHVAVKTLKEANESGRADFYREAELLTNLQHEHIVTFYGVCVESDPLIMVFEYMKHGDLNKFLRSHGPDAVLMADGQHSILVELTQSQMLHIAQQIAAGMVYLASQHFVHRDLATRNCLVGENLLVKIGDFGMSRDVYSTDYYRVGGHTMLPIRWMPPESIMYRRFTTESDVWSLGVVLWEIFTYGKQPWYQLSNNEVIECITQGRVLQRPRSCPKEVYDLMLGCWQREPYMRLNIKEIHSMLQSLAKASPVYLDILG, encoded by the exons ATGGACTCCAGCGCGGGGGAATATGGCATGGCTCGTCTTggattgtttttggttttaatgGGGCTGTGGAGATTTAGCGATGCTTGCCCAGCATCCTGCACTTGCAGCATCTCAAGGATTGTTTGTATTGATTCTGTACCAGGGATCCAGGATTTCCCTGTCCTCACGTTAGATGACATGGAAAACATCACCGAGAT ATACATTGCAAATCAAAACAGACTGTTTGACATAGATGACAACAGTCTGAGGCACTACATAAACCTCAGAAACCT AACAGTGACGAATACAAGATTGACGTCCATATCATCAGATGCATTTTACAACAATACAAGACTTCAATATGT AAATCTCACAGACAATAACCTATCAACACTGTCATGGAGAACATTTCAGAACTTTAACAAAACATACTC GCTCCTGCTGTCCGGTAACCCTCTGGATTGTGTTTGTGAGAACTTATGGATCAAACTTAGGCTAGAAGAATCCAACAGTCAAGAGCTGAAATGCATAGACGAGAGAGGAGTGCCAACGGCCTTTGCCACACTCACTCCACCGGACTGTG TGCTTCCCAAAGTAGAGGTCGTTCCAACCACCGTGACAGAGATGCTGGGGAGTAATGTCAGAGCTGTGTGCAGCGCCTCAGGCTCCCCTCCTCCTGAGATCCTGTGGAACCTTGATTGGCTCTCAACCCACCACGAG ATTGATCCTTCGGATATGGAGAGCAGCCTCACCTTGTCAGACCTGTCTCCTGATGATAACGGCAAGGTGATCATATGCAGCGCTGAGAACATGGTTGGTCAGACCGAGGCCACACTTACGCTCAATATTCTCT TTGCCCCCACCATCCAGCAGCTGCTGGGGCCAGAGCGAGACCACCACTGGTGCATCCCGTTCAGCGTGACGGGGAACCCCAAGCCCGAGCTGCAGTGGTACCACGAGAACGTGACTCTCCTGGAGCAGGACTTCATCCGCACAATGATCCACGAGTTCACCGAGAGCGAGTACCACGGCTGCCTGCAGCTGGTCAACCCCACGCACATTCACAACGGCGTGTACAGGCTGGTGGCAAAGAATAAGTACGGGCAGGACGAGAAGAAGGTGTCTGCCCAGTTCATCGACCCGCCTGACATCGACCATACAG TTGAGGACCCCATCTACTACT ACCCCACTG aatCTCCGCTCCCTCCGCTCCCTCCAATCCCTCCGATCCCTCCGCTGGACGACAGTGTTGCA GTGTATGTCGTTGTGGGAATCGCAGGAGTTGCCTTGACTGGCTGCGTTCTGATGGTGATCATTTTGAAATATGGAAGGAACTCCAAGTTTGGTCTTAAAG GCTCCTCCTCAGTCATCAGTAACGACGATGACTCCGCCAGCCCTCTTCATCACGTCTCTAATGGCAACAACACCCCATCGTCCTCAGAGATGGGTCCAGACGCAGTGATCATTGGGATGACAAAGATCCCTGTCATTGAGAACCCACAGTACTTCCGTAACTCCGGCAGCATGCTGAAATCTGACACGT TTGTCCAGCACATTAAAAGACACAACATTGTGCTGAAGCGGGAGCTGGGAGAGGGAGCCTTTGGGAAGGTGTTTCTCGCCGAGTGCTACAACCTAACACCGGACCAAGAGAAGCTCCATGTGGCAGTCAAG ACTCTGAAAGAGGCCAACGAGAGCGGCCGAGCAGACTTCTACAGAGAGGCCGAGCTCCTCACCAACCTGCAACATGAACACATCGTCACTTTCTACGGGGTGTGCGTGGAGAGTGACCCGCTCATCATGGTGTTTGAATACATGAAACATGGTGACCTAAACAAGTTCCTCAG GTCCCACGGTCCTGATGCAGTGCTAATGGCAGACGGTCAACACAGTATCCTGGTGGAGCTCACCCAGTCCCAGATGTTGCACATTGCCCAACAGATTGCTGCTGGCATGGTCTACCTGGCCTCTCAACACTTTGTCCACAGAGACTTGGCAACCAGGAACTGCCTGGTTGGAGAAAACCTGCTGGTCAAGATAGGAGACTTTGGCATGTCCAGAGACGTTTACAGCACAGACTATTACAGA gtggGCGGTCATACGATGCTGCCCATCCGCTGGATGCCCCCAGAGAGCATCATGTACCGGCGGTTCACCACGGAGAGTGATGTGTGGAGCCTCGGTGTGGTGCTGTGGGAGATCTTCACTTATGGCAAGCAGCCCTGGTACCAGCTCTCCAACAATGAG GTGATCGAGTGCATCACTCAGGGCCGCGTGTTGCAGCGGCCTCGGTCCTGTCCTAAAGAGGTGTACGACCTGATGCTGGGCTGCTGGCAGAGGGAGCCCTACATGAGGCTGAACATCAAGGAGATCCACAGCATGCTCCAGAGCCTCGCCAAGGCCTCTCCTGTGTATCTGGACATACTGGGCTGA
- the hnrpkl gene encoding heterogeneous nuclear ribonucleoprotein K, like isoform X3 — MEVKLEQQDEDITFSNTDTNGKRPAEDMEEEQAFKRSRNADEMVELRVLLQSKNAGAVIGKGGKNIKALRTDYNASVSVPDSSGPERILSVNASIDTIGDILLKIIPTLEEYQHYSGIDFDSELRLLIHQSLAGGIIGVKGAKIKELRENTQTTIKLFQECCPHSTDRVVLVGGKPERVIECIKVILELVSEAPIKGRAQPYDPNFYDETYDYGGFTMLFEERGRRPIGGFPIRVRGGFERMPPVRGNRPVPPSRRDYDDISPRRGPPPPLSRGGRGGSRARNLPLPPPPPPRGGGDRFSHGSYHGGMDDRPSDRRGRGGDRYDSMSGGEYGGRGSYSDIGGPVITTQVTIPKDLAGSIIGKGGQRIKQIRHESGASIKIDEPLEGSEDRIITITGTQDQIQNAQYLLQNSVRQYSGRFF; from the exons ATGGAGGTGAAGCTTGAACAGCAGGACGAAGATATAACATTCAGCAACACTGACACTAATG GTAAACGGCCAGCTGAGGACATGGAAGAAGAGCAAGCCTTCAAACGTTCTCGCAACGCAGACGAGATGGTGGAGCTGCGTGTGTTGCTTCAGAGCAAA aatgCCGGTGCTGTTATTGGAAAGGGTGGCAAGAACATAAAAGCCCTACGCACAGAC TACAATGCCAGTGTATCAGTCCCAGACAGCAGTGGCCCAGAGCG GATCCTGAGTGTGAATGCCAGCATCGACACTATTGGAGATATACTGCTAAAAATCATACCAACTCTAGAAGAG TACCAGCATTACAGTGGGATTGATTTTGACTCTGAGCTTCGACTGCTGATCCATCAGAGCTTGGCAGGGGGCATTATCGGGGTAAAAGGGGCCAAGATAAAGGAGCTGAGAGAG AACACCCAGACCACCATCAAGCTGTTCCAGGAGTGTTGTCCACACTCCACTGACCGAGTTGTCTTGGTGGGAGGAAAACCAGAACGGGTCATTGAATGTATAAAAGTTATCCTGGAGCTGGTGTCAGAG GCGCCAATCAAAGGTCGCGCCCAGCCTTATGACCCTAATTTCTACGATGAGACGTACGACTATGGCGGTTTCACTATGTTATTTGAGGAGAGAGGCAGACGACCCATTGGTGGCTTCCCCATTCGTGTGCGTGGGGGCTTTGAGCGCATGCCCCCGGTTCGTGGCAACAGACCTGTACCTCCCTCCAGAAGGGACTACGATGACATAAGCCCCCGTCGGGGTCCTCCACCTCCGCTGAGCAGGGGTGGACGAGGGGGCAGCCGAGCACGTAATCTGCCTCTTCCCCCACCACCACCGCCAAGAGGAGG GGGAGACAGGTTCTCACATGGCAGCTATCACGGCGGCATGGATGATAGACCAAG TGACAGAAGAGGCCGAGGAGGAGACCGTTATGACAGCATG AGTGGAGGTGAATATG GTGGCAGAGGCTCATACAGTGATATTGGAGGCCCAGTCATCACAACACAAGTCACCATACCAAAAGAT CTGGCTGGCTCCATCATCGGTAAGGGCGGCCAGAGAATCAAGCAGATCCGCCATGAATCTGGGGCATCCATCAAGATTGATGAACCACTAGAGGGCTCTGAGGACCGCATCATCACCATCACAGGAACACAGGACCAGATCCAGAACGCCCAGTACCTGCTGCAGAACAG TGTGAGGCAGTACTCTGGTCGGTTCTTCTAG